One window from the genome of Dermochelys coriacea isolate rDerCor1 chromosome 19, rDerCor1.pri.v4, whole genome shotgun sequence encodes:
- the NT5C1A gene encoding cytosolic 5'-nucleotidase 1A isoform X2 yields MERFFNRWPKPENAITIAVSSRALFRMEEEQKIYTEQGVEAYVKYQLDHENEPFLPGAAFPFVKALEAVNTQLRELYPNSEELFDIVLMTNNHAQVGVRLINSINHHDLFIERFCMTGGNSPTCYLKAYHTNLYLSSDAEKVSEAIEEGIAAATMFSPSKDVKVSENQLRVAFDGDAVLFSDESEQIVKAHGLDMFFEHEKAYENKPLAQGPLKGFLESLGKLQKKFYSKGLRLECPIRTYLVTARSAASSGARALKTLRSWGLETDEALFLAGAPKGPLLEKIRPHIFFDDQMFQVEGAKESGTIAAHVPYGVAQKQRRMAQEKQTKNRK; encoded by the exons ATGGAGAGGTTTTTCAACCGTTGG CCAAAGCCTGAGAATGCAATAACAATTGCAGTCTCCTCACGGGCTCTGTTTCGCATGGAGGAAGAGCAGAAGATTTACACAGAGCAAGGGGTGGAGGCATATGTGAAATACCAGCTGGACCATGAGAATGAACCCTTCCTACCTGGCGCTGCCTTCCCATTTGTCAAG GCTCTTGAAGCTGTCAACACTCAGTTGCGAGAGCTCTACCCCAACAGTGAAGAACTCTTTGATATTGTCCTCATGACTAATAACCACGCCCAGGTCGGGGTCCGCCTGATCAACAGCATCAATCATCACG ATCTGTTCATCGAGAGGTTCTGCATGACGGGAGGGAACAGCCCCACTTGCTACCTGAAGGCCTATCACACCAACCTGTATCTCTCCTCTGATGCTGAGAAAGTGAGTGAGGCCATTGAAGAGG GAATCGCCGCAGCCACCATGTTCAGCCCCAGCAAAGACGTGAAAGTGTCGGAGAACCAGCTGCGGGTGGCCTTCGATGGGGACGCCGTCCTCTTCTCGGACGAGTCGGAACAGATTGTGAAGGCGCACGGCCTCGACATGTTTTTTGAACACGAAAAGGCTTATGAGAACAAGCCGCTGGCCCAG GGGCCACTGAAGGGCTTTCTGGAATCCCTGGGGAAGCTGCAGAAGAAGTTCTACTCCAAGGGCCTGAGACTGGAGTGTCCGATTCGCACCTACCTGGTCACTGCCCGGAGTGCTGCCAGCTCTGGGGCACGTGCCCTAAAGACTCTCCGCAGCTGGGGACTAGAAACGGACGAAGCCCTGTTCCTGGCTGGAGCCCCCAAGGGTCCGCTGCTGGAGAAGATCCGTCCGCACATCTTCTTCGATGACCAGATGTTCCAGGTGGAGGGGGCGAAGGAGAGTGGCACCATCGCGGCCCACGTCCCATATGGCGTAGCCCAGAAGCAGAGGCGGATGGCGCAAGAGAAACAAACCAAGAACCGCAAGTAG
- the NT5C1A gene encoding cytosolic 5'-nucleotidase 1A isoform X3, translating into MQPKPENAITIAVSSRALFRMEEEQKIYTEQGVEAYVKYQLDHENEPFLPGAAFPFVKALEAVNTQLRELYPNSEELFDIVLMTNNHAQVGVRLINSINHHDLFIERFCMTGGNSPTCYLKAYHTNLYLSSDAEKVSEAIEEGIAAATMFSPSKDVKVSENQLRVAFDGDAVLFSDESEQIVKAHGLDMFFEHEKAYENKPLAQGPLKGFLESLGKLQKKFYSKGLRLECPIRTYLVTARSAASSGARALKTLRSWGLETDEALFLAGAPKGPLLEKIRPHIFFDDQMFQVEGAKESGTIAAHVPYGVAQKQRRMAQEKQTKNRK; encoded by the exons aTGCAGCCAAAGCCTGAGAATGCAATAACAATTGCAGTCTCCTCACGGGCTCTGTTTCGCATGGAGGAAGAGCAGAAGATTTACACAGAGCAAGGGGTGGAGGCATATGTGAAATACCAGCTGGACCATGAGAATGAACCCTTCCTACCTGGCGCTGCCTTCCCATTTGTCAAG GCTCTTGAAGCTGTCAACACTCAGTTGCGAGAGCTCTACCCCAACAGTGAAGAACTCTTTGATATTGTCCTCATGACTAATAACCACGCCCAGGTCGGGGTCCGCCTGATCAACAGCATCAATCATCACG ATCTGTTCATCGAGAGGTTCTGCATGACGGGAGGGAACAGCCCCACTTGCTACCTGAAGGCCTATCACACCAACCTGTATCTCTCCTCTGATGCTGAGAAAGTGAGTGAGGCCATTGAAGAGG GAATCGCCGCAGCCACCATGTTCAGCCCCAGCAAAGACGTGAAAGTGTCGGAGAACCAGCTGCGGGTGGCCTTCGATGGGGACGCCGTCCTCTTCTCGGACGAGTCGGAACAGATTGTGAAGGCGCACGGCCTCGACATGTTTTTTGAACACGAAAAGGCTTATGAGAACAAGCCGCTGGCCCAG GGGCCACTGAAGGGCTTTCTGGAATCCCTGGGGAAGCTGCAGAAGAAGTTCTACTCCAAGGGCCTGAGACTGGAGTGTCCGATTCGCACCTACCTGGTCACTGCCCGGAGTGCTGCCAGCTCTGGGGCACGTGCCCTAAAGACTCTCCGCAGCTGGGGACTAGAAACGGACGAAGCCCTGTTCCTGGCTGGAGCCCCCAAGGGTCCGCTGCTGGAGAAGATCCGTCCGCACATCTTCTTCGATGACCAGATGTTCCAGGTGGAGGGGGCGAAGGAGAGTGGCACCATCGCGGCCCACGTCCCATATGGCGTAGCCCAGAAGCAGAGGCGGATGGCGCAAGAGAAACAAACCAAGAACCGCAAGTAG
- the NT5C1A gene encoding cytosolic 5'-nucleotidase 1A isoform X5, whose protein sequence is MEEEQKIYTEQGVEAYVKYQLDHENEPFLPGAAFPFVKALEAVNTQLRELYPNSEELFDIVLMTNNHAQVGVRLINSINHHDLFIERFCMTGGNSPTCYLKAYHTNLYLSSDAEKVSEAIEEGIAAATMFSPSKDVKVSENQLRVAFDGDAVLFSDESEQIVKAHGLDMFFEHEKAYENKPLAQGPLKGFLESLGKLQKKFYSKGLRLECPIRTYLVTARSAASSGARALKTLRSWGLETDEALFLAGAPKGPLLEKIRPHIFFDDQMFQVEGAKESGTIAAHVPYGVAQKQRRMAQEKQTKNRK, encoded by the exons ATGGAGGAAGAGCAGAAGATTTACACAGAGCAAGGGGTGGAGGCATATGTGAAATACCAGCTGGACCATGAGAATGAACCCTTCCTACCTGGCGCTGCCTTCCCATTTGTCAAG GCTCTTGAAGCTGTCAACACTCAGTTGCGAGAGCTCTACCCCAACAGTGAAGAACTCTTTGATATTGTCCTCATGACTAATAACCACGCCCAGGTCGGGGTCCGCCTGATCAACAGCATCAATCATCACG ATCTGTTCATCGAGAGGTTCTGCATGACGGGAGGGAACAGCCCCACTTGCTACCTGAAGGCCTATCACACCAACCTGTATCTCTCCTCTGATGCTGAGAAAGTGAGTGAGGCCATTGAAGAGG GAATCGCCGCAGCCACCATGTTCAGCCCCAGCAAAGACGTGAAAGTGTCGGAGAACCAGCTGCGGGTGGCCTTCGATGGGGACGCCGTCCTCTTCTCGGACGAGTCGGAACAGATTGTGAAGGCGCACGGCCTCGACATGTTTTTTGAACACGAAAAGGCTTATGAGAACAAGCCGCTGGCCCAG GGGCCACTGAAGGGCTTTCTGGAATCCCTGGGGAAGCTGCAGAAGAAGTTCTACTCCAAGGGCCTGAGACTGGAGTGTCCGATTCGCACCTACCTGGTCACTGCCCGGAGTGCTGCCAGCTCTGGGGCACGTGCCCTAAAGACTCTCCGCAGCTGGGGACTAGAAACGGACGAAGCCCTGTTCCTGGCTGGAGCCCCCAAGGGTCCGCTGCTGGAGAAGATCCGTCCGCACATCTTCTTCGATGACCAGATGTTCCAGGTGGAGGGGGCGAAGGAGAGTGGCACCATCGCGGCCCACGTCCCATATGGCGTAGCCCAGAAGCAGAGGCGGATGGCGCAAGAGAAACAAACCAAGAACCGCAAGTAG
- the NT5C1A gene encoding cytosolic 5'-nucleotidase 1A isoform X1: protein MEPAAAGEGSSAGGQAAGGAQEEARTFYDSLTPKRKPIPPKPENAITIAVSSRALFRMEEEQKIYTEQGVEAYVKYQLDHENEPFLPGAAFPFVKALEAVNTQLRELYPNSEELFDIVLMTNNHAQVGVRLINSINHHDLFIERFCMTGGNSPTCYLKAYHTNLYLSSDAEKVSEAIEEGIAAATMFSPSKDVKVSENQLRVAFDGDAVLFSDESEQIVKAHGLDMFFEHEKAYENKPLAQGPLKGFLESLGKLQKKFYSKGLRLECPIRTYLVTARSAASSGARALKTLRSWGLETDEALFLAGAPKGPLLEKIRPHIFFDDQMFQVEGAKESGTIAAHVPYGVAQKQRRMAQEKQTKNRK, encoded by the exons ATGGAGCCGGCGGCCGCTGGGGAAGGCTCGTCCGCGGGCGGCCAAGCGGCCGGCGGGGCGCAGGAGGAAGCCAGGACGTTCTATGACAGCCTGACCCCGAAAAGGAAACCCATACCA CCAAAGCCTGAGAATGCAATAACAATTGCAGTCTCCTCACGGGCTCTGTTTCGCATGGAGGAAGAGCAGAAGATTTACACAGAGCAAGGGGTGGAGGCATATGTGAAATACCAGCTGGACCATGAGAATGAACCCTTCCTACCTGGCGCTGCCTTCCCATTTGTCAAG GCTCTTGAAGCTGTCAACACTCAGTTGCGAGAGCTCTACCCCAACAGTGAAGAACTCTTTGATATTGTCCTCATGACTAATAACCACGCCCAGGTCGGGGTCCGCCTGATCAACAGCATCAATCATCACG ATCTGTTCATCGAGAGGTTCTGCATGACGGGAGGGAACAGCCCCACTTGCTACCTGAAGGCCTATCACACCAACCTGTATCTCTCCTCTGATGCTGAGAAAGTGAGTGAGGCCATTGAAGAGG GAATCGCCGCAGCCACCATGTTCAGCCCCAGCAAAGACGTGAAAGTGTCGGAGAACCAGCTGCGGGTGGCCTTCGATGGGGACGCCGTCCTCTTCTCGGACGAGTCGGAACAGATTGTGAAGGCGCACGGCCTCGACATGTTTTTTGAACACGAAAAGGCTTATGAGAACAAGCCGCTGGCCCAG GGGCCACTGAAGGGCTTTCTGGAATCCCTGGGGAAGCTGCAGAAGAAGTTCTACTCCAAGGGCCTGAGACTGGAGTGTCCGATTCGCACCTACCTGGTCACTGCCCGGAGTGCTGCCAGCTCTGGGGCACGTGCCCTAAAGACTCTCCGCAGCTGGGGACTAGAAACGGACGAAGCCCTGTTCCTGGCTGGAGCCCCCAAGGGTCCGCTGCTGGAGAAGATCCGTCCGCACATCTTCTTCGATGACCAGATGTTCCAGGTGGAGGGGGCGAAGGAGAGTGGCACCATCGCGGCCCACGTCCCATATGGCGTAGCCCAGAAGCAGAGGCGGATGGCGCAAGAGAAACAAACCAAGAACCGCAAGTAG
- the NT5C1A gene encoding cytosolic 5'-nucleotidase 1A isoform X4, which translates to MEPAAAGEGSSAGGQAAGGAQEEARTFYDSLTPKRKPIPPKPENAITIAVSSRALFRMEEEQKIYTEQGVEAYVKYQLDHENEPFLPGAAFPFVKALEAVNTQLRELYPNSEELFDIVLMTNNHAQVGVRLINSINHHGIAAATMFSPSKDVKVSENQLRVAFDGDAVLFSDESEQIVKAHGLDMFFEHEKAYENKPLAQGPLKGFLESLGKLQKKFYSKGLRLECPIRTYLVTARSAASSGARALKTLRSWGLETDEALFLAGAPKGPLLEKIRPHIFFDDQMFQVEGAKESGTIAAHVPYGVAQKQRRMAQEKQTKNRK; encoded by the exons ATGGAGCCGGCGGCCGCTGGGGAAGGCTCGTCCGCGGGCGGCCAAGCGGCCGGCGGGGCGCAGGAGGAAGCCAGGACGTTCTATGACAGCCTGACCCCGAAAAGGAAACCCATACCA CCAAAGCCTGAGAATGCAATAACAATTGCAGTCTCCTCACGGGCTCTGTTTCGCATGGAGGAAGAGCAGAAGATTTACACAGAGCAAGGGGTGGAGGCATATGTGAAATACCAGCTGGACCATGAGAATGAACCCTTCCTACCTGGCGCTGCCTTCCCATTTGTCAAG GCTCTTGAAGCTGTCAACACTCAGTTGCGAGAGCTCTACCCCAACAGTGAAGAACTCTTTGATATTGTCCTCATGACTAATAACCACGCCCAGGTCGGGGTCCGCCTGATCAACAGCATCAATCATCACG GAATCGCCGCAGCCACCATGTTCAGCCCCAGCAAAGACGTGAAAGTGTCGGAGAACCAGCTGCGGGTGGCCTTCGATGGGGACGCCGTCCTCTTCTCGGACGAGTCGGAACAGATTGTGAAGGCGCACGGCCTCGACATGTTTTTTGAACACGAAAAGGCTTATGAGAACAAGCCGCTGGCCCAG GGGCCACTGAAGGGCTTTCTGGAATCCCTGGGGAAGCTGCAGAAGAAGTTCTACTCCAAGGGCCTGAGACTGGAGTGTCCGATTCGCACCTACCTGGTCACTGCCCGGAGTGCTGCCAGCTCTGGGGCACGTGCCCTAAAGACTCTCCGCAGCTGGGGACTAGAAACGGACGAAGCCCTGTTCCTGGCTGGAGCCCCCAAGGGTCCGCTGCTGGAGAAGATCCGTCCGCACATCTTCTTCGATGACCAGATGTTCCAGGTGGAGGGGGCGAAGGAGAGTGGCACCATCGCGGCCCACGTCCCATATGGCGTAGCCCAGAAGCAGAGGCGGATGGCGCAAGAGAAACAAACCAAGAACCGCAAGTAG